One Elusimicrobiota bacterium genomic region harbors:
- a CDS encoding MvaI/BcnI family restriction endonuclease, which translates to MTKPIIYTKQTLIDKLKEIAALGWIPNARKGNQGGVGNTLEDLLGIKENNLPIPNAAEWELKTQRLNSTALTTLFHTEPSPRAVRFVPQIFLTKYGWAHEESGKKYATGEMSFRQTIHGISRSDRGFMVVIDRKEKKVLISFDAKAVDIRHSDWLKTVKERIGLKELDPQPYWGFDDLEHKAGTKLLNCFYVQAEVKIERKKEYYKYSKVMMLQKFTFEGFLKAIESAKILVDFDARTGHNHGTKFRMKQNSLPLLYKKSTIII; encoded by the coding sequence ATGACAAAACCGATAATTTATACAAAACAAACATTGATTGATAAATTAAAAGAAATTGCCGCATTGGGATGGATTCCTAATGCCCGCAAAGGAAATCAGGGCGGTGTAGGTAATACTTTAGAGGATTTGCTCGGAATTAAAGAAAATAATTTACCAATACCGAATGCAGCAGAATGGGAATTAAAAACGCAACGTCTAAATTCCACTGCTCTAACAACTTTATTTCATACTGAGCCATCTCCTCGTGCAGTTCGTTTTGTGCCGCAAATATTTTTAACAAAATACGGCTGGGCTCATGAAGAATCTGGTAAGAAGTATGCCACCGGTGAAATGAGTTTTAGACAAACAATTCACGGTATATCAAGAAGCGATCGCGGTTTTATGGTAGTAATTGACAGAAAAGAAAAAAAAGTTTTAATTTCTTTTGATGCAAAAGCAGTTGACATTAGGCATTCCGACTGGCTAAAAACAGTAAAAGAACGAATAGGATTAAAAGAATTAGACCCACAACCCTACTGGGGTTTTGATGATTTGGAGCATAAAGCAGGGACAAAACTTTTAAATTGTTTTTATGTGCAAGCCGAAGTCAAAATCGAACGAAAGAAAGAATATTATAAATATTCAAAAGTAATGATGTTACAGAAATTCACTTTTGAAGGATTTTTGAAAGCAATTGAGAGTGCAAAAATACTTGTAGATTTCGATGCCCGCACCGGACATAATCACGGCACAAAATTCAGAATGAAACAAAATTCTCTGCCGTTACTATACAAGAAATCTACGATTATAATTTGA
- a CDS encoding site-specific DNA-methyltransferase: protein MKQIPDGSVDLIVTSPPYNLKNSTGNGMKGSRTGKWANAALQNGYSHHNDCMPHDEYVKWQRDCLKEMMRIIPEDGAIFYNHKWRVQAGLLQDRQDIINGFPIRQIIIWKRKGGLNFNPGYFLPTYEVIYLIAKPKFKLEPRANAYGDVWEFTQEMNNEHPAAFPVSLINRIISSTSAKIILDPFMGSGTTAIAAINYKRNYIGIDTSPDYCKMAEERIKKHSMQTVLL, encoded by the coding sequence ATGAAACAGATCCCTGATGGGTCTGTTGATTTAATTGTTACTTCACCTCCGTATAACTTAAAAAATTCTACCGGCAACGGAATGAAAGGTAGCCGGACTGGTAAGTGGGCAAATGCTGCCCTGCAAAACGGATACAGTCATCATAATGATTGTATGCCTCACGATGAATATGTAAAGTGGCAAAGAGATTGTTTAAAAGAAATGATGAGAATAATTCCTGAAGATGGTGCGATTTTTTACAACCATAAATGGCGCGTTCAAGCAGGGCTTTTACAAGATAGGCAGGACATTATTAATGGATTTCCTATCAGACAAATTATTATTTGGAAAAGGAAAGGTGGATTGAACTTTAATCCAGGCTATTTTTTGCCGACCTATGAAGTTATTTATTTGATAGCCAAACCAAAATTTAAACTTGAGCCAAGAGCTAATGCATATGGTGACGTTTGGGAATTTACACAAGAAATGAATAATGAACACCCCGCTGCATTTCCGGTTAGTTTAATCAATAGGATTATATCTTCAACGAGTGCAAAAATTATTTTAGATCCTTTTATGGGTTCGGGTACTACGGCAATTGCAGCAATTAATTACAAGCGAAATTATATTGGAATTGATACTTCTCCGGATTATTGTAAGATGGCAGAAGAGAGAATTAAAAAACATTCTATGCAAACCGTACTTTTATAG
- a CDS encoding YhcH/YjgK/YiaL family protein — protein MIIDNIKNASLYYNLNARLKSAFSFLTRKDLSVMEPGKYEIEGTDIFAIVQSYQTKQKDKGFWESHRKYIDIQYMISGIESIGYADISCMKTLKEYSEKDDLLVLEGNGDFLTLNQDHFAILMPQDAHMPAIVHDTPQPVKKVVVKVKI, from the coding sequence ATGATTATCGATAATATTAAAAATGCTTCATTATATTATAATCTAAACGCCAGATTAAAATCCGCATTTTCTTTTCTAACAAGAAAAGATTTATCCGTAATGGAACCGGGCAAATATGAAATTGAAGGTACAGATATATTTGCAATTGTGCAGTCATATCAGACTAAACAAAAAGATAAAGGTTTCTGGGAATCACATAGAAAATATATTGATATTCAATATATGATTTCAGGAATTGAAAGCATAGGTTATGCTGATATTTCCTGTATGAAAACACTAAAGGAATACAGCGAAAAAGATGATTTACTGGTTTTGGAAGGCAACGGCGATTTTCTTACACTCAACCAAGACCATTTCGCAATTTTAATGCCTCAAGACGCCCACATGCCCGCCATTGTTCATGATACTCCGCAACCGGTAAAGAAAGTTGTAGTCAAGGTGAAAATATAA
- a CDS encoding aminopeptidase encodes MKTLNKNQIDKYAEVLIWGLRTVRASFKKYDSILIRCDLAGLDLGEILYKKLVEQKYNVIFRILATPTLEKDFYKFSDENQRKYVAAGERELYENLNGNIYINAPTSLTHLKDIDPKRISEVAISRKFLRDIMTKREEHGQFGWTLCTYPTQRLAEQSKLSLAEYSKQIANACFLDEKNPVKKWQEIYKNTLEIKKWLNSLSIDTFRIESDTMDLQIKLGDTRRFLGVSGHNIPSFEIFTSPDCRYTKGVYYSNLPSYRSGNYIECVKLEFKDGKASKVSAKTGEEFTRKILNTDKGANKIGEFSLTDKRFSKIDRFMADTLFDENHGGKYGNCHIAVGDSYSETYSGDVSKLDNKKKEKLGFNSSAIHWDLVNTEAKKVTAKLKTGKIVTVYENGIFKY; translated from the coding sequence ATGAAAACACTTAATAAAAATCAAATAGATAAATATGCAGAAGTTTTAATTTGGGGTCTTAGAACCGTAAGAGCCAGCTTCAAAAAATACGATTCAATTCTAATCAGATGCGATTTAGCCGGTCTTGACCTTGGTGAAATTCTATATAAGAAGCTGGTTGAACAAAAATACAACGTAATTTTTAGAATACTCGCCACCCCGACACTCGAAAAGGACTTTTATAAGTTTTCGGACGAAAATCAAAGAAAATATGTCGCAGCCGGCGAAAGAGAACTGTATGAAAATTTAAACGGTAACATTTATATTAATGCACCTACTTCACTTACCCATTTAAAGGATATCGACCCGAAAAGAATCAGCGAAGTCGCCATTTCAAGAAAATTCTTAAGGGACATAATGACAAAGCGGGAGGAACATGGTCAGTTTGGCTGGACACTTTGCACATACCCGACCCAGCGGCTTGCCGAACAATCAAAACTTTCACTTGCCGAATATTCCAAACAAATAGCAAACGCATGTTTTCTTGACGAAAAAAACCCCGTAAAAAAATGGCAGGAAATCTATAAAAATACCCTTGAAATAAAAAAATGGCTCAATTCACTATCCATAGATACATTTAGAATTGAGAGCGATACAATGGATTTGCAGATAAAACTCGGCGACACAAGAAGATTTCTCGGAGTCAGCGGTCACAATATACCGAGTTTTGAAATATTCACATCACCGGATTGCAGGTACACAAAAGGAGTTTATTATTCTAACTTACCATCCTACAGAAGCGGGAATTATATCGAGTGTGTAAAACTCGAATTTAAAGACGGCAAAGCGAGCAAAGTATCTGCCAAAACAGGCGAAGAGTTTACCAGGAAAATATTAAATACGGATAAAGGCGCGAATAAAATCGGTGAGTTTTCCTTAACAGATAAAAGATTTTCAAAAATAGATAGATTTATGGCAGACACGCTTTTTGATGAAAACCATGGCGGGAAATACGGCAACTGCCACATAGCAGTAGGCGACTCTTACTCCGAAACATATTCAGGCGATGTATCAAAATTAGATAATAAAAAGAAAGAAAAACTCGGTTTCAACAGTTCAGCGATTCACTGGGATTTAGTCAACACCGAAGCCAAAAAAGTAACCGCCAAACTGAAAACCGGTAAAATAGTAACTGTCTACGAAAACGGAATCTTTAAATATTAA
- a CDS encoding nucleotidyltransferase domain-containing protein has product MSMLTFKTKLVKKLLTYSFTHPDENYYVRELALLINEDVGNLSRELRKLAEEGIYKSYIRGKLKIYSLNKKYSLYKEIKQIVFKTEGVEGSIKEIVSEFKNIELAFIFGSYAKDKERKTSDVDLILVGDLSKSDFTRKIRDLETKLNREINFNVYTKEEFNKEKSKKGGFLNLVLDDKIIVLKGILNDRY; this is encoded by the coding sequence ATGTCAATGTTAACATTCAAGACAAAATTGGTAAAAAAACTGCTTACATATTCATTTACTCATCCCGATGAAAATTATTATGTAAGAGAATTAGCATTACTTATTAATGAAGATGTCGGAAATCTTTCCAGGGAATTAAGAAAGTTAGCAGAAGAAGGAATTTACAAATCTTATATAAGAGGCAAATTAAAGATATATTCATTAAACAAAAAATATTCTTTATATAAAGAAATAAAACAAATAGTGTTTAAAACTGAAGGGGTAGAAGGTTCTATAAAGGAGATTGTTAGTGAATTTAAAAATATTGAATTGGCTTTTATTTTCGGGTCATATGCAAAGGATAAAGAAAGGAAGACATCGGATGTTGATTTAATACTGGTTGGTGATTTATCTAAGAGTGATTTTACAAGAAAGATCCGTGACTTGGAAACAAAACTAAATAGAGAAATAAATTTCAACGTTTATACAAAAGAAGAGTTTAATAAAGAAAAAAGTAAAAAAGGTGGGTTCCTTAATTTAGTTCTTGATGATAAAATAATAGTTTTAAAGGGCATTTTAAATGATAGATATTAA
- a CDS encoding thioredoxin family protein — MSKIVENEPDFDKTLSECSSIFVLFYASWCPYCQEFLPVFEKHSKKAEHKFCRVVVDRTPELEEKYSIEVVPTVIYFENGKAVKRLDGIPGSGLTEHHLNNLILSCKLSNNKNP; from the coding sequence ATGAGTAAAATTGTTGAAAACGAACCGGATTTCGATAAGACATTGAGCGAATGTTCTTCCATATTTGTTCTTTTTTATGCTTCATGGTGTCCTTACTGTCAAGAATTTCTTCCTGTTTTTGAAAAACATTCCAAAAAAGCAGAACATAAATTTTGCCGCGTAGTAGTTGATAGAACACCTGAATTAGAAGAGAAATATTCCATAGAAGTAGTCCCGACAGTAATATATTTTGAAAACGGCAAAGCAGTCAAACGCCTGGACGGTATTCCTGGCAGCGGGCTTACAGAACATCACCTTAACAACCTGATACTCTCATGCAAGTTGAGCAACAACAAAAACCCCTAA
- a CDS encoding RNA-directed DNA polymerase — MPNKLNFEYEIMCNYTFIMLCARKAETYVKKHYWFCDRAEVASFMGNLSNSCKELADELKDFNINKLQYTPLIIPKRKTISKKKKQDYTVRYLTNIQFREQVIWAALLTCIGDIFDSKYGDPNSDINSIKSKIYGNRLSLCWEYSKLLGNEEPVMVPGNRNIYRDYYEDYNNFIIETEKMFNENCQNSNHNICLLSSDISNFYPTINRETLFKIINDSLSVYSGSEGYIKLLRNLLLDNFEIENNNIKHNWLQNNKKKLGIPQGLISAGFLSNIYLNKFDENISNMEGLVFYSRYVDDFRVIIKHDNSRSGAIVLEKHFVFNKAKKYLSELSLKINPGKSTIIDVKCPTTKLVQGRVAERMETIRKRAYLPLIPEDARELQKDIEMLYSTKIPLPTVTKVNKTIYDNEEHILDGPGVREDSKKRFCAHKWLYIWNDQLNIDDNFGTGDNIDSFGKELIKHWMLEQNQQIQLMIGLILQRDTLVVDDINNGLEELINDNQWDWFFYNIAFLMDSCCSFNYWVQKTIKDHYINKVKTIYNYFKDKINTQNIPTYYRQKETIFKIWLEIYEGNYFVNSVAYGELFTDINDINNYYNFYVNLYHDKNKILSYLYEKILNKKKVSREENIIFYEKIYYDDAIDEKIKDKVLVLGYNAKIKQFSSFQTDVLKGKYRSNTEFVKLALNILKNLDANRNLPSYLKLFADDKFQISFKHDIKYLRKHGSGNWAYKVGKILLCAMTGKIKYIKGLPDSERLFINTKPEMLYHEGACLNYKLVRWVSRLCQLTGTLESRVAGDIDITDIKKAIKELEKEEAIISKLSNSEMGLSTIDISEIRDEQRGSADNEIRVGLCQIEPIFDVEKFEDNYNKILTDKQIIMKTRILLRRFLKIWQENDKVYLNSSMINKNKSFTNILVFPEIFIPHEAISDLKKYSKIYNLIIVGGLWYSEIKTLNRNKDYKNELLWIFPEPNIFKKDDRDSMYIKQNKLYPTSFEKKSLKIKEANPKTIYKINIKGIKNDVTICGVLCYDFTSVELKTLLKNNSDLLIVPSFNRDVHTFDNLAESSNYEMFSHVIVLNTGFYGGSSVRAPYYEVRDKRIFDIHGSKLSNIALRELRINEIKKGNGRKIKEKPAGFSIQG; from the coding sequence ATGCCAAATAAATTAAATTTTGAATACGAAATAATGTGTAATTATACATTTATTATGTTGTGTGCAAGGAAAGCAGAGACCTATGTAAAAAAACATTATTGGTTTTGTGATAGAGCAGAAGTTGCATCATTTATGGGTAATCTTTCCAATAGTTGCAAGGAATTGGCAGATGAACTTAAGGATTTCAATATAAATAAATTACAATATACTCCCCTTATCATACCTAAAAGAAAAACAATATCTAAGAAGAAAAAACAAGATTATACAGTGAGATATTTAACGAATATCCAATTCAGGGAACAGGTTATTTGGGCAGCATTACTAACGTGTATTGGAGATATTTTTGATAGTAAATACGGTGATCCCAATTCAGATATTAACAGTATTAAATCTAAAATATATGGCAATCGATTGTCATTGTGTTGGGAATATTCAAAATTATTGGGAAATGAAGAACCAGTTATGGTTCCCGGAAATAGAAATATATATAGAGATTATTACGAAGACTATAATAACTTCATTATAGAAACAGAAAAAATGTTCAATGAAAACTGTCAAAATAGTAATCACAATATTTGTTTACTTTCATCTGACATTTCTAACTTTTACCCAACAATAAATAGAGAAACTCTGTTTAAAATAATAAACGATTCCTTGAGTGTATACTCCGGTTCAGAAGGTTATATTAAATTGCTTAGAAATTTATTGCTGGATAATTTTGAAATAGAAAACAACAATATTAAACACAATTGGTTACAAAATAATAAAAAAAAACTTGGAATACCTCAAGGATTAATTTCTGCAGGTTTCCTATCAAACATTTATTTAAATAAATTCGATGAAAATATATCAAATATGGAAGGTCTTGTCTTTTATTCTAGGTACGTTGATGATTTCAGAGTTATAATTAAGCATGATAATAGTAGAAGTGGTGCAATTGTTTTAGAGAAACATTTTGTTTTCAATAAAGCCAAAAAATATTTAAGTGAATTAAGTTTAAAAATCAACCCGGGAAAATCAACAATAATTGATGTGAAATGTCCGACGACAAAACTCGTTCAAGGCAGAGTTGCTGAAAGAATGGAAACTATAAGAAAGAGGGCATATTTACCATTAATTCCAGAAGATGCAAGAGAATTGCAAAAAGATATCGAAATGTTATATTCAACAAAGATTCCATTACCTACCGTAACAAAAGTAAATAAAACTATTTATGATAATGAAGAACATATATTAGATGGACCAGGGGTTAGAGAAGATTCTAAGAAAAGATTTTGTGCTCATAAATGGTTATATATTTGGAATGACCAATTGAATATAGATGATAATTTTGGTACTGGAGATAACATTGATAGTTTTGGTAAAGAACTAATTAAACACTGGATGTTAGAGCAAAATCAACAAATACAATTAATGATAGGATTAATTTTGCAGAGAGATACTCTTGTTGTAGATGATATAAATAATGGATTAGAAGAATTGATAAATGATAATCAATGGGATTGGTTCTTTTATAATATTGCCTTTTTGATGGATTCGTGTTGTTCTTTTAATTATTGGGTACAAAAAACAATCAAAGATCATTATATCAATAAAGTAAAAACAATCTATAATTATTTTAAAGATAAAATTAATACTCAAAATATACCAACATATTATAGACAAAAAGAAACTATATTTAAAATATGGCTTGAAATATATGAAGGTAACTATTTTGTCAATTCAGTCGCTTATGGTGAATTGTTTACTGATATAAATGATATTAATAATTACTACAATTTTTATGTAAATTTATATCACGATAAAAACAAAATATTGTCATATTTGTATGAAAAGATATTAAATAAAAAAAAAGTAAGTAGAGAAGAGAATATTATTTTTTATGAAAAAATATATTATGACGATGCAATTGATGAAAAGATAAAAGATAAAGTATTGGTTTTAGGATATAATGCTAAAATAAAACAGTTCAGTTCTTTTCAGACCGATGTTTTAAAAGGCAAATATCGCTCAAATACAGAATTTGTTAAACTTGCATTAAACATATTAAAAAATTTAGATGCTAATCGTAACTTGCCATCATATCTTAAGTTATTTGCTGATGATAAATTTCAGATTAGTTTTAAACATGATATTAAGTATTTAAGAAAACATGGATCTGGTAATTGGGCTTATAAAGTTGGTAAAATACTATTATGTGCAATGACAGGAAAAATAAAATATATAAAAGGATTACCCGATTCAGAGAGACTTTTTATCAATACAAAACCTGAAATGTTGTATCATGAAGGTGCTTGTTTGAATTATAAGTTGGTTAGATGGGTTTCAAGATTATGCCAACTTACAGGTACTCTTGAATCTCGAGTAGCAGGCGATATTGATATTACAGATATAAAAAAAGCTATTAAGGAATTAGAAAAAGAAGAAGCGATAATTAGTAAACTATCAAATTCAGAAATGGGATTGTCTACAATTGACATTAGTGAAATAAGAGACGAACAAAGAGGATCTGCCGATAATGAAATAAGAGTTGGTTTATGTCAAATTGAGCCAATCTTTGATGTAGAAAAGTTTGAAGATAATTATAATAAAATTCTAACTGATAAACAAATAATAATGAAAACAAGAATATTATTAAGAAGATTTTTAAAAATATGGCAAGAGAATGATAAGGTTTATTTAAATTCTAGTATGATAAACAAAAATAAATCTTTTACAAATATCTTAGTATTCCCAGAAATATTTATACCGCATGAGGCTATAAGTGATCTAAAGAAATATTCTAAAATATATAATTTAATCATAGTTGGGGGATTATGGTATTCTGAAATAAAAACTCTTAATAGAAATAAAGACTATAAAAATGAGTTACTATGGATTTTTCCAGAACCAAATATATTTAAAAAAGATGATAGGGATTCTATGTATATAAAACAAAATAAGTTATATCCCACTTCTTTTGAAAAAAAGTCTTTAAAGATTAAAGAAGCAAATCCTAAAACTATTTACAAGATTAACATTAAAGGAATTAAAAATGATGTTACAATTTGTGGAGTGCTGTGCTATGATTTTACTTCAGTAGAATTAAAAACTTTATTAAAAAATAATTCAGATTTATTAATCGTACCTAGTTTTAATAGGGATGTTCATACGTTTGATAATCTTGCAGAATCTTCAAATTATGAAATGTTTTCACACGTAATCGTTTTAAATACTGGATTTTATGGGGGATCTTCTGTCCGTGCGCCTTATTATGAAGTAAGGGATAAAAGAATATTTGATATTCATGGTTCTAAATTGAGTAATATTGCTTTAAGAGAGTTGAGAATAAATGAAATAAAAAAGGGTAACGGAAGGAAAATTAAAGAAAAACCAGCTGGTTTTTCTATACAAGGTTAG
- a CDS encoding site-specific DNA-methyltransferase — protein sequence MSIEEINNFRNKVFNEDVFKILKQLPDKSIDMIYGDPDYNVGIKYGDKSYTTSFDEYIEWYVRLIRESFRVLKDSGNMFLINYPKQNAYLRVKYLDKVCYEVSDYVWIYNTNVGQSPNRFTTAHRSILHCRKTKNNKFYKENVAVPYKNPTDKRIMQNLANGSKGRMPYNWFYFDLVKNVSKEKTFHACQIPQKLSEMLVKSCTQPEDIVLILFGGSGSEIEVCKNLKRYYVSAELDEKYHKMIIDRLDKGQIDQKYKLNLRKYDSKNMHAQLTLLEKSHARIYSSKGK from the coding sequence ATGAGTATTGAGGAAATAAATAATTTCAGAAACAAAGTATTCAACGAAGATGTTTTTAAAATCTTGAAACAACTGCCTGATAAAAGTATTGATATGATTTACGGAGATCCGGATTATAACGTTGGAATAAAATATGGTGATAAGTCGTATACTACAAGTTTTGACGAATATATTGAATGGTACGTTAGATTGATAAGAGAATCATTCAGGGTTTTGAAAGATTCAGGTAATATGTTTTTGATAAATTATCCAAAGCAAAATGCGTATTTGCGGGTAAAATATTTGGATAAGGTGTGTTACGAGGTTTCAGATTATGTCTGGATTTATAATACGAACGTAGGTCAGTCACCGAATCGCTTTACGACTGCCCATAGAAGTATTTTACATTGCAGGAAGACAAAAAACAATAAATTTTATAAAGAAAATGTGGCTGTTCCTTATAAAAATCCTACGGATAAAAGAATTATGCAAAATTTAGCAAACGGTTCAAAAGGAAGGATGCCATACAACTGGTTTTATTTTGATTTAGTAAAAAATGTGAGCAAAGAAAAAACTTTTCATGCTTGTCAAATACCACAGAAACTTTCAGAAATGTTGGTTAAATCTTGTACTCAACCGGAAGATATTGTTTTAATTCTTTTTGGCGGCAGTGGTTCGGAAATAGAAGTATGTAAAAATCTTAAGCGGTATTATGTGTCTGCCGAACTTGATGAAAAATATCATAAAATGATAATTGACAGATTAGACAAAGGACAAATAGACCAAAAATATAAATTGAATTTGAGGAAATACGATTCTAAGAATATGCACGCTCAACTTACACTACTTGAAAAGTCTCATGCTCGCATATATTCCTCAAAAGGAAAATAA
- a CDS encoding ATP-binding protein: MYRKRWLEKKLIKLVKTRPVVYIGGARQTGKTSILKHTFPKIRYISFDSPTERIRALEDPKGFLEAVSTPVILDEIQYVPELMIYIKMNVDNRRKPGMYILTGSQQYTLLKGLSESLAGRVGILNLRPFSTREWMKYNKIGIDKLIEVACKKNKGVPIKEIYKSMLTGGYPEILGNASVDLNNWFASYISTYLERDLRVYLKVGNLRDFERFMRVLAIRAGQLLSYSDLARDIGIAVSTAKEWVSSLCAGYQVLLMEPYYNNLGKRVIKSPKLYFGDTGLLCSLLGIRSVDELSRSPYLGNIFENWILLELMKSDETEINSGNFWYWRTVNNTEVDLIYDNKGRLTPMEIKLSQTFKSNWISGLKSFISNYNKSTNSGIVVNSGEHGKFNSDICFYNVRNWLKK, encoded by the coding sequence ATGTACAGGAAAAGATGGCTTGAAAAAAAACTAATTAAACTTGTAAAGACGCGCCCCGTGGTTTATATCGGGGGTGCTCGCCAGACAGGAAAGACATCCATTTTAAAGCATACTTTCCCGAAAATACGTTATATTTCGTTTGACAGTCCAACCGAGCGTATCCGCGCTTTGGAAGACCCGAAAGGCTTTCTTGAAGCAGTATCTACTCCGGTAATACTTGATGAAATTCAGTATGTCCCGGAACTTATGATATATATAAAAATGAATGTTGACAATCGGCGAAAGCCGGGTATGTATATATTAACGGGCTCTCAGCAATATACTCTTCTTAAAGGGTTATCGGAATCTTTAGCAGGTCGTGTCGGTATACTTAACTTAAGGCCATTTTCGACAAGGGAATGGATGAAATATAACAAAATAGGCATTGACAAACTAATTGAGGTTGCTTGCAAAAAAAACAAGGGTGTTCCGATTAAGGAAATCTATAAGTCAATGCTTACGGGCGGTTATCCGGAAATACTGGGAAATGCATCCGTTGATTTGAACAATTGGTTTGCAAGCTATATTTCTACTTATTTAGAGCGTGACCTCAGGGTTTATCTGAAGGTGGGAAATCTACGTGATTTTGAAAGGTTTATGCGTGTCCTTGCTATTCGTGCCGGGCAGTTGTTATCGTACAGTGACCTGGCAAGAGATATCGGTATAGCCGTTTCAACCGCAAAAGAGTGGGTTTCATCCTTATGTGCCGGATATCAAGTTTTATTGATGGAACCATATTATAACAATCTCGGAAAAAGGGTAATTAAATCACCGAAACTGTACTTTGGGGATACCGGATTGCTTTGTTCCCTGCTTGGTATCCGTTCTGTTGACGAACTGAGCCGAAGCCCGTATCTGGGGAATATATTTGAGAACTGGATTTTGCTTGAATTGATGAAGTCTGATGAAACAGAAATAAACAGCGGTAATTTTTGGTATTGGCGTACTGTAAACAATACTGAAGTTGATTTAATATATGATAATAAAGGACGTCTTACACCTATGGAAATTAAATTATCACAGACATTTAAATCGAACTGGATATCCGGGTTGAAAAGTTTTATCAGCAATTATAACAAATCAACAAATAGCGGAATCGTAGTAAACAGCGGAGAACACGGTAAATTTAATTCTGATATTTGTTTCTACAATGTCCGGAATTGGTTAAAAAAATAA